A segment of the Pseudoliparis swirei isolate HS2019 ecotype Mariana Trench chromosome 4, NWPU_hadal_v1, whole genome shotgun sequence genome:
aaatggtaataaaatgtaggagaatatacatgttatagtaaactaatgcaatttaatttagatttagattttttcaatgtacctaaaaaattgtttgaacatgtattcttcattaaatctatggagggtgaataactcaattccactaaatactgattggattgttagtaatggtgttggtgatgaggtacaaactatagttattaggatgtttttgtttctgaccacttttgggtcaaactgacccgggagcatgacggctgtatgtcagaaacgaacataacaggagggttaaagtataacatactaaccTTACACATATGCATTTTTTCgcgcaaataaattaactgcaccctacctgtgttattgcattggagactgcagcttcaagttgttggtccgtcactcgctgtctttttaacccgtggtctttacaaaacttccgaatattggccacggacgttcctctacgcaagccacattcaaatatcaagtggttttttatgtccacatcactacagccactatgcatcatttgttgtacaatatctaagtaaggtaacaggctggagtccatcttgcgtcttcagtgcaaaagggtgGCAGTGGCAAACACGTCTACTGcggagataaacacagaataaactcagttacccaaaatgcaaccctttgtagtgtcaactacatttaaccctcctgttatgtggcgggtcaaattgaccatttgtttctttgtaaatgtgggacagtctttctggctcctccaaccatatgtttcaaaacacacacacacacacacacacacacacacacacacacacacacacacacacacactcacacattaagtgagaaggtgattcttgctgtgtacatgaatattaaacttaccgtcgtcaccactgtcgctaaaatatccaggtttaattctttattctttatattgactaattaatattcttctaacgttaccctgctatgtgtttgcatcgttaaaatatcccgtttaattatttattctttatattgattcattaatattcttctaaggttaatacgaatatgtatcactggcttttattttgacttcattttaagcacttccgttctgtcgtttttggtttcagacggcagaaacgaaatacggaggtggtattccgtttttccgtttttggttttcaaacggaaaacgaaaaaaccacgtgatttccgtattccgtatttggaatgaaacgaaaaaacaaactaacaaaacgtacacggacccacctcacaggtaaggctcatttagcagcctgtcagtcagagaaccagagaacacggcgcgaggacaatgaggctcatttcagagctgagattgttctggaatgtttgatgtataacacgtgggtatgtgtcacatgcaaaagactaaacggtgaatttaatttattttgtaaaatgtataaaatgcccccagcctccagagggttaacgtgacatatgtgaatgtcagtcagttaccaaggccactggttctgctgctgttcaatgttaaagatgacaggaccaatggggtctcaatatacctcattttttttactaatctgatgtttcactgaagaaacaatttatcatccacgatattaaatacctcgctggcactgtatatgtaggagcctctttgaaaacacagctctgtgtgaagttttgtctttaaaaagaatgaacttttaacttttaatcgcgattaattaatcgcaatttcaaaatgtgcgattaattagttacttttttttaatcgattgacagctctAGTAACAATTGCTGACATGTTTTTTCTCAGCAATTGTGTTTCAGAAATATTGTGCCTTCTCCCATTGATCTGTGCTCTGTGGCCTGGAGTGAACCTCCactgacacatttacatttgaacAGTTGCTTCTTTCCATCCACACACATTTGGTGGCTCGCTGAAGACTAAACATCTGGTTGCTCCACACCTATtaggtgtgtgaggaggtgtatGCCTCTATAAATGTCTGTGTAGAAGTGCAGGTATTACAATGTTTTTCAAAtatagtgttttttaaattttgtattGCCTTATACATCATTAAAGAGTCGGTTGACCAATATCACTATATATTCCTCCAACCTATCAGTGCTGAACCAAAAGGTTAAGGACTCAAAAGCAGACTAAGGAGACAGGGCAGTAGCCTAAGTAAAAAAAGTGGTATGTTGTGGAAATTTGAATGGGTGACTGTTGCTCAGCGGTTCATTCCCGGCTCCACTAACCCatatcgatgtgtccttgggcaagacacttaaccccaaattccTCCCGTAGCTCTGACTACAGTACGTGAATGTGGGTCTGACACTagtcagtgtgtgaatgggtaaATGTAAGAAAGTGCCAACAATAATGAGGTGTTTAATGGAATGGGGGGGGGACAGACTTTGGAAGCCATATACAGTGtggattatataatatatacaggcacgtgcacagatagagccctagtggtgctcaagcaccagcccttttgccctggatgagaaaagtgccctttttgctggagccacttttttttcattcatcagtatttaagaataaaagttactctctctgtaatcaattccccccaaatgtattttgatatccgacggggcatttatttgagttctagtgagaatttcgccccgacatgctccgcgacgctcacaacccccctcctccccccgccgcgcccctccctcagtgttgccaggtccgcggtttccccgcggaattgggctacttttgaagtgttgccgcgggttgaattttttgtccgctggttcgggtagacctattttgcatgcaaattacatgaatatctttaaataaaaatccatattttaaatgaaataatttatttatacccaaatcctaccaaactgactccagatcagcacatacacacattttatttatgataatgtactgtatctaattacacaaggccattttaggacctaggtgaaataactctttcgggaaaactgcttttaatgctggcatactaaacatttggtgttactttgtagagattacaatacatttggcaatgatagcaatgctgttggactttaaaagcagtgtatatggtttggcacgggcatattttgagttctgatattgggctgttttttgggctggttttattggccattgggctggttttgtcacacagacctggcaaaccctgagtgagagacgacctgcagcagcacacacacacctgagcctcgcgCAGCGTCTTTTCGCGGCTCTTTTTCGGACCAACAGTTATTACACGTAAGTACGCCgcattttgtcaatgaagtTACTTAATGAACAGTTCTCAGTTGTATATGTTGGTCAACTGCTTCTATAGTTTACTTTACTTGTGTTGGTTAGCATTGTAACACTGTGTTGTTAGCACCGTAAGGTTAGTAGTGGgacgtatttaatgtatattgttgtgtgtttaaCGTGGTCAGCATCAACAGGAAATCATTGACttgtctttatgaataatattagtttgaatTGGTAATTACTACTGTTCCCCACGTTTAAGATGGGTTCAAGTTCTATGACAAGCAGAATATAGAATAATAAGGTGGAAAACACTTAGTTTTCTTGTCTGTCTGCCTATATCTGTGTAATAAATGAAGCTGTTACCTAGTTATTACAAATGCTCATCACTGTTAACGTGAGGGACTCTGTCTATGCGCTGCGTTGTGTTTTGCTGTGcacaggagatgatgaagaagaccacCAACTTCTTCCCAGGCAGGAAGGCAGTGTCGTTCCCATCGGGCCTccgatgaggccatgaggattAAAACAGATCCCTCGCTTCAGGACAAGTCTCCTGCTCAGCTCCAGCATCGCGTGAGCACCAATGCTCTCACCGCGCTCCTTCACTGACAGGAGGTGATGGGGGAGTACGTCCTGTAGTTTGGTAAATACAAGGGGAAATTATTCAGATGGCTCCTAGAAAATGACATTGGCTACGCCATCTACCTGATGAAAAcggtagaagaagaggagagcgaCTGTGGGATCGAAACTTTGTTCCAAAGCACATGCAAAGCCAGCGTCCCACACCTCTTCTGCAGAGCCGGGGATACCAGCAGCACCATTCCTTCCTGGGGGTACATGTTCTACTTTTCTTCATTGCAATGAGAAAggatatttaaatgttgattattTTAATGTCTCACTTGCCTTTCCTCATTTGATCTCACTCTCTAGATTCACCATCTCAGAATAAGGCCCCTGtggacacacggagacacacggtCCTGGATCAAGGTGTGCATTTCTGTGACATTGTTGTAACCACGGAGCTCTCTTCCCTGTCCTCTGATTGTACATGGACTGTAatgttgttttgggttttacATCTCTTCCATGTGCAGCTCCTCCCGTCTCTGTCGACGCTTCACCCCAGCTTGCAGCCTCTGTCCCTGGTCGTGATCAGGATGTGGCTCAGTGGctctcagcagccgaggctgtGGATGAAGGCGGAGCTAGAGGGGTTGGGGCTGTGGCCAGGGTCACGTCCAGTACGCCACCTGATGAACAGGCCGTCCCTGTGGCGTCATCCACCTCAAGCGGAGCTCATTGACTCGATCTCTGACCTGCCGTCCCCGAAGTACTTCCAGCTTCACCCTTTTTTCATCTGGAAGCCGGAGCACGCGCTCATGGAGAGGGTGAGGAACAATCACGTGTTGCCCTGTCTCCACGGTTGTCCTAACCCTCATGTCGCTTCGTCTGGAGTTGGGAGGCCCAGAGTCATCATCGGCACCAGCAGCCAGTACTACATTTTAGCCTCACGTGTAGGGGCTGTAAGAAGTACTGACGAGCCCCAGTGGCTGGAGATGCTGCCGCAGCGCTTCCGTGACATTGTGCCGACTTTCTGACGCACAAAAAGGCCGTCTGCAAGTCAGTGATGGACAAGATGAGGCGCAGCGGTAGGTCACCGGAGGACATGGCTAAGCAGCTGACGGAGACGCTCCATCTCAAGTCCGAGAGAGCTCACCTGGCCTACCTGCTGAGCGTGCAGAACGTCAGGGATGCGGAGGCAGGGCTCTCCGGCCAGAGAACCATCACTGGGCTCCTCAGACAGGCCGACGCTCCAGAGGCATTTGGCGGCTACTCCGATGCTGACGGCTGGTGTGGAGTCTCCATTTCATCCCACCTcactctgctgctgcagggtAGCTTCAGACAGGCGCTGAGGTCCGACCACACCCGCAAAGTGGCGAGGAAGGTGGTGCTGTGGTCCGGCACCATGTCATCATACGCCGTGATGAACGAGAACTGGATGATCCTGAGCTGAAGCTGCAGTCAGAGTGGACCGGTCCCTTCATGCCATGTATGAGGGTCTGAGTCAACGCTACACTGCAgctggagtggagaaggccggctTCCAGCGGGTGGACAGGCATGAAGAACTAGTTTCAgtttaaaacataattttcAGTTTTTGACTTGGACGTTATATAGTTTAGttgtcttgggttttttttaatgaaaagataTAATTAGTTGGAACACTTCaggttgatttattttatattgtaaaatatattgaGGCTCAATTTGTACTCAATAAATTGTGAGATGTTTTTAGCTGTGAATTTATTTCCCATGTTTTAGGGACTgctgtgctgccttcagggtccTGCAGGCTGGAGCTCAGGAGCAGCTCTTGTGGGACTGCTGGAGGACCTCAGAGGCATCGTCTGGGAACCTGGAGAACACCAGCGCCTCAAGGACCAAGTTCAACAACGATATAACCATCGAGTTGGACTTGTTCCACTGCATGCGGCGCTTCAGTCTCGGagcatcactctctctccacctttctGCCAGTTCCTCTCTGCAGCTTTCCTCGTTGTGGACCAGGGAGATCTCCAGAGGCTCAAGGAGGCGAACACCTTCTGTGGGATCTCTCCTCCTAATCCCACCAAGCTGCACATGAGAGCGCTGCAGGTCCAAGGTGCCACAGCCccgagagctgctgcagagggTGGAAGACGTCCTCCATCACTTCTACATCTCAAAAGATGTCAACCTGCTCCTCTACAAATCCTCCATGTTAAAGATATGAAGGATGCAGCGTGTGCACATCTTGAGAGGCTGCCTGAGCGACCCTGAGGTGGGGGAGGGAACCCTGTACAGGTTTGGTGGCACCTTGCAGCTGAACTACACCGAGGGAGAGGGAGCTGCTGCACCCATCTGGATCCCTGAGAGAGGCCCCTCTCAGCAGGAGGGCTTCCACTTTCACCAAGCCCAGTGGGTCACAGGGAACCAGGTTTCCTgtgaagtaagtaagtaatttattttccaaaagtacatacataacgtgtacatactgacagacattaacaacagaaaaaatgtacgaatggaggaccgtccaaagacaggtctgtaggctcctctgagatgaggagttggacggcccctcccctaaccctttagccccgcccctcccaactactacaggcacacagacagtacacacacatatggatcaaaatataaaatgttgtacaagcaacaacaacaaaaccagaacaggaaaaagaaagagacatagtaaaaataataataaaaggcaaatgtgaactactgataacttttaaaaaattataatatcacgaacatcaaattatgtatatacattttattttaaatatctttcctctattgtactgtgccgccaggctgtatatcaatattaataacttgcaaaatgaagtgagatggcgtttaaggcgagaaccaaattccttggtggtggatgctgatttgacctcgtccggaatttggctccagagctttggacctctacggatgaagcttttaaatacaatgtcgactgtatgtttatttatatgtgaaCTATTCCAGGCGCAGGCCATGACAGGGGTGGTGCGCTGGAACTTCCGGAGACTGGTTGACCTGAAGCTGCCCGGTGTGGAGCTGCCAGCCGTGTTCGACCCCGTGTTGATAGCAGAGCTGAACAATTTGTCTGCAAAGGTGACGGCAAAGGCAAAATATCCAGCGCTGCAGGTCACCaacggagacacaggagagagattCGGTCTGGACTATGTGGAGCGTTGCTGTCGTCCTGTTCCTCTCAACTGGGACAAGCACAAGACACAGCCAAGCATAGCCGCTGCGGTCGCCAAGGAGACGGAGCATCCTGCAGCTGTAGAGGCCACAGACCGTCAGGTAATCCAGATAAATGACCCGTCAATTATCAATAATCATGATCAGATTGTGAATACTTATTGTCCTCTCCGTGTGACGCTTCATTTCAGGAGACCAGTGCCACTGTGAGGGAAGCTCCATCCAGTCTTGTGCCCATCCTGTCCTTCCACGAGGGGTCTGACGTAAAGTTCCAGCCGCCCTGGAGGCCGTCGTCTGCTCCAGGTAAATTAAACCCCGACCACCCTCATATGGACTTTGCACTGAGAACCAGCCGTGTAAATAAAAGACAGAATAACAAGACAATCGTCTTAATATCTTGTTTATTTACAATAAtcctgaaaatataaaaaacacatcacCATATAATTGTATTCTCCCAAGAAACACTGTAATCAACATGTGCTTTATACGCTGTATTTATCTACAGCACCGCTGCCCGTATCCTCCTCTCCATATAGCCGCTCGCACCGGACCGATGAAAACAGGAGGCATCGTCCAGGTGCTGGACTACGGCCGGTGGACAGAAGGTGCCATCGACGGGCTTCTGATTAAACACCACGGAGCTCCACGCATGCTGAAGCAGGTGGATGACGACTACGCCGCCATGGTCCAGAGGGGGTGCACTGACCCTCACAGTTTGTTACATCCGACCACATGCCAACATATCTCCAGATATGTCAAGTATCTGGCCAAAAGAAAACCCACCAGCTCCTCTCTGAACACCAGCCCAGAGAAGGTGTTGGAGACACAGCAGCTGTGACAGAGCTTGACCACCGGCAGCCAAACAGTCAGTGTGCCGGTCATCACCATGCCTCCTGCAACCGTCAACCCTCCAGCTGTGGCTCCTCTCAAGGAGGAGTCACTGAGCCGGGATGCAGTGGAGAAGATGGTGGCTGAGATCCTGGACAAGCAGCAGAAGATGACGAGGAACTGTCCGGCCTGCGCTCAGCCAAAGTCCCGCTACCTTGCCGACGGTTCCTCGGTTCATTTATTCTTCCAGACCAAGACAGTTAAAGATTTCTAATGCTCCACCAAGGTCTTTAAGACGTATGCATGCGAAGGCCTGAGAGACCCCCGCATGTCCTTTGAGGACTTTGCAGCGTCTCCTTTCTTTGAGCGCGAGCTGGAGGCCGCCAAGCAGAGGGGGGCCGAGTGGAAGAAggtgaaggaagaagaggaagaagaggaagtcggCGGAGCCGCTGCCGACAGGTCGCCTGTGCCGCTGAGGCAAGGCCCCGGCAGCCCTCATGTTCACAGCTGCTTCCCCGGGGTGTTGGGGAAGTACGTCTACTGCCCCTCCAgggtgttctccctgtacaaggACCAGGGCATGGGGAAGGAGATGGCCTGGGGGGACTTCACACAGTCCGCTTTCTATgaggcggagagagacagatgggtcacagagaggaagaagagaccaGACACATATATAGTATTAGTAATACTAATTAAATGATACAATAAGAATTATTGGACAAATATAAACAGCATTATTGCATTGATATTGATTGCAAATATATATGTCCAGTACATGAGaatgtatataattattgttttggaATAAATATCGATATTTtactagaataaatacaattattgctgtatataaatattatataataatgtaaatatatataaaatgtgtatcCATCCTGACATTTGAGAAGCTAAAACCAGGTCATGTTGCTGATTGTTTCAGcacttatattataaatatgtttttgaatacactactctatgtgtgtgtttgtgtatgtatatgtctatatatatatatatggttgttttattatatgtataataatgtaataattatgtatgcatgtacatatatacttatatgggattcacatgttcatttcattggttttatattttttatttgttcattttagACTTCAGCTGtgttttatatatctatatatatatatatggataaatagtatatgcatatatatatatatatatactgtatttaattagttttttattcatttcatttgttttatattatttctttttttcattttagaattcagctgtgtttatatatatatatatatatatatattcacaaatcCCATCAACCATTCTGTGAATCTCGCCAAACCTCCCTACcaggggggggtgtgagggattcttatggcagagacacacgaggtgaCTCAAACCGAAACCCCCCCCACCTGCAGAAGGTGTAGGTGATTCTACACCCGGGAAAGTGTAGGAAAATTGCCTACAAACCCCTCCCGTGTGGCGGCAATGGCCGACACTCAGGGGAGGGCAGGCAAATCCCTAGAACCTTCGCCAACTGCCTCCTACGGGACTCACAGATCCGCCCCACTCCTTTCAATGAAGGAGCAGTGCcgcctgctggaaatcactagTATTACATAGTCTgattcgctgctccgtgacgtcacaggtgacttcaaagcacagaaccagttagaactggtgggttgagtgacgtcacaatgctcgcttcaaagacttctctatggtagttccgatgcgatatatctttggccacaagtctttgggggcgctgtttcccccctggacacgaggcaTAGAGACCCCGTATGTTACCCTTTGAGTGaaagcagtgttgccaggtccgcggttttcccgcggaattgggctacttttgaagtgttgccgcgggttgaattttttgtccgctggttcgggtagacctattttgcatgcaaattacatgaatatctttaaataaaaatccatattttaaatgaaataatttatttatacccaaatcctaccaaactgactccagatcagcacatacacacattttattcatgATAATATTCtgtataattacacaaggccattttaggacctaggtgaaataactgttttgggaatactgcttttaatgctggcatactaaacatttggtgttactttgtagatattacaatacatttggcaatgatagcaatgctgttggactttaaaagcagtgtatatggtttggcacgggcatattttgaattctgatattgggctggtttttgggctggtttcattggccattgggctggttttgtcacacagacctggcaaccctgccctccctcctcctccacttcctcctccgcgcagtgctcctcgcgccaccaaacgggtgcacttctttctcctctgacccgcagcatcagacacacaggtcatgac
Coding sequences within it:
- the LOC130192279 gene encoding uncharacterized protein LOC130192279 isoform X2; translated protein: MQRVHILRGCLSDPEVGEGTLYRFGGTLQLNYTEGEGAAAPIWIPERGPSQQEGFHFHQAQWVTGNQVSCEAQAMTGVVRWNFRRLVDLKLPGVELPAVFDPVLIAELNNLSAKVTAKAKYPALQVTNGDTGERFGLDYVERCCRPVPLNWDKHKTQPSIAAAVAKETEHPAAVEATDRQETSATVREAPSSLVPILSFHEGSDVKFQPPWRPSSAPAARTGPMKTGGIVQVLDYGRWTEGAIDGLLIKHHGAPRMLKQVDDDYAAMVQRGCTDPHSLLHPTTCQHISRYVKYLAKRKPTSSSLNTSPEKVLETQQL
- the LOC130192279 gene encoding uncharacterized protein LOC130192279 isoform X1, yielding MYIHFILNIFPLLYCAARLYININNLQNEVRWRLRREPNSLVVDADLTSSGIWLQSFGPLRMKLLNTMSTVCLFICELFQAQAMTGVVRWNFRRLVDLKLPGVELPAVFDPVLIAELNNLSAKVTAKAKYPALQVTNGDTGERFGLDYVERCCRPVPLNWDKHKTQPSIAAAVAKETEHPAAVEATDRQETSATVREAPSSLVPILSFHEGSDVKFQPPWRPSSAPAARTGPMKTGGIVQVLDYGRWTEGAIDGLLIKHHGAPRMLKQVDDDYAAMVQRGCTDPHSLLHPTTCQHISRYVKYLAKRKPTSSSLNTSPEKVLETQQL